One genomic segment of Burkholderia multivorans ATCC BAA-247 includes these proteins:
- a CDS encoding AzlC family ABC transporter permease, with protein sequence MSSSVSTSSGLRERPAHVAEMGRGLRAALPVMLGFVPFALVLGAQAAQKGLSLFEVPMMTGLNFGGGSEFAAIHLWTSPPHIALIVAMSFLVNSRHILMGAAFAPYIRRLPRRRAFAALFFMCDESWAMSLADTRSRADTHISVPYYAGICAGLYLTWISMTTLGAAVGPTIGNVEQYGFDMAFTAVFLVLLRGMWKGLRASRPWFVSLVVAAATHLAVPGAWYVAAGACAGLIAALWWEPRDA encoded by the coding sequence ATGAGCAGTAGCGTTTCAACGTCGTCCGGGCTGCGCGAGCGGCCCGCCCATGTCGCCGAGATGGGCCGCGGCTTGCGCGCGGCGCTGCCCGTCATGCTGGGTTTCGTGCCGTTCGCGCTCGTGCTGGGCGCGCAGGCCGCGCAAAAAGGGCTGAGCCTGTTCGAGGTGCCGATGATGACGGGCCTGAACTTCGGCGGCGGCTCCGAATTCGCGGCGATCCATCTGTGGACGTCGCCGCCGCACATCGCGCTGATCGTCGCGATGTCGTTTCTCGTCAATTCGCGTCACATCCTGATGGGCGCCGCGTTCGCGCCGTATATCCGGCGCCTGCCGCGCCGCCGCGCGTTCGCCGCGCTGTTCTTCATGTGCGACGAGAGCTGGGCGATGTCGCTCGCCGATACGCGCTCGCGCGCCGACACGCACATCAGCGTCCCGTATTACGCGGGGATCTGCGCCGGGCTCTACCTGACATGGATCTCGATGACGACGCTCGGCGCGGCCGTCGGACCGACGATCGGCAACGTCGAACAGTACGGCTTCGACATGGCGTTCACGGCCGTGTTTCTCGTGCTGCTGCGCGGGATGTGGAAGGGTCTGCGCGCGAGCCGCCCGTGGTTCGTGAGCCTCGTCGTCGCGGCGGCCACGCATCTGGCCGTGCCGGGTGCCTGGTACGTCGCGGCGGGCGCCTGCGCGGGGCTGATCGCCGCGCTGTGGTGGGAGCCGCGCGATGCCTGA
- a CDS encoding Lrp/AsnC family transcriptional regulator, with amino-acid sequence MKLDAIDRRILTALQRDGRIQNVELAQEVGLSPSPCLRRVRLLEEAGVIEKYVAVLNPAKVGKGLTIFTRVWLKGQDAETVNRFAEAVQQMPEVVECHLMAGDCDFLLRVVAADIDDYRRFQMEYLTRIPGVLSVKTDIPMQKIKLTSALPT; translated from the coding sequence ATGAAGCTTGACGCAATCGACCGGCGGATCCTGACCGCGCTGCAGCGCGACGGCCGCATCCAGAACGTCGAACTCGCGCAGGAGGTCGGGCTGTCGCCGTCGCCGTGCCTGCGGCGCGTGCGGCTGCTCGAGGAAGCGGGCGTGATCGAGAAATACGTGGCCGTGCTGAACCCGGCGAAGGTCGGCAAGGGGCTGACGATCTTCACGCGCGTGTGGCTGAAGGGGCAGGACGCGGAGACGGTGAACCGCTTCGCGGAGGCGGTCCAGCAGATGCCGGAAGTCGTCGAATGTCATCTGATGGCGGGCGACTGCGACTTCCTGCTGCGCGTCGTCGCGGCCGACATCGACGACTACCGTCGCTTTCAGATGGAGTATCTGACGCGCATTCCGGGCGTGCTCAGCGTGAAGACCGACATTCCGATGCAGAAGATCAAGCTGACCTCGGCGCTGCCGACGTAG
- a CDS encoding DUF2322 family protein, giving the protein MIQPTAVFKDNLAQLPAIDGIARIDLVAANGDVVASIENQPGKQGSLAVYHYLKQTFGTLDAKAAEHGLAVFAEHTADARNRPGAHPNVDRLLAIVAGGEALRIDVVAKG; this is encoded by the coding sequence GTGATTCAACCGACCGCAGTCTTCAAGGACAATCTCGCGCAATTGCCGGCCATCGACGGCATCGCACGCATCGATCTCGTCGCCGCGAACGGCGACGTGGTGGCCAGCATCGAGAACCAGCCGGGCAAGCAGGGCTCGCTCGCCGTGTACCACTACCTGAAGCAGACGTTCGGCACGCTCGACGCGAAAGCGGCCGAGCACGGGCTCGCGGTATTCGCCGAACATACGGCCGACGCGCGCAATCGCCCGGGCGCGCATCCGAACGTCGATCGTCTGCTCGCAATCGTCGCGGGCGGCGAAGCGCTGCGCATCGACGTCGTCGCGAAGGGCTGA
- a CDS encoding MFS transporter, which produces MMRPTRAALRDAADEARAARHRLVLPTLCIAVLIAQIDTAIVNLATGAIGATFGARVGALQWVIDAYNLAYAVLLLTGGLIGDLYGRRRAFVAGAALLSGASVVCALAPTLGVLIAGRALAGAGAALLIPASLAIVRVTWRDPAERARALGIWAACGGIAMIVGPTLGGVLIRAFGWPSIFAIVIPFGAAAVVLAAVAVRESADPRGRRFDVVAQVLGALAIGGIVFATIDARQAPPRAALLIAASGVAVALFVRVERRLGTTALVPLDLLANRPFRGMLIANGAMTFGGYGMLFVLPLAWQSHRVLDAAGAGVALLPMSVPFALVSFGSGAVAARVGARTAGAGGVALMGLGLAVIGIGAAGSTDAHAPTLAWAACGLVLTGTGLGLAVGSLAATAVGTVDAERAGTAASLMNVMRMIGAVLGVAVLGALYDAFGGGAAALRIAMGAGSIVQLGCAALAWRTSGRGRAPARASRAIG; this is translated from the coding sequence ATGATGCGCCCGACCCGCGCGGCGTTGCGCGACGCTGCCGATGAGGCGCGGGCCGCGCGGCACCGGCTCGTGCTGCCGACGCTCTGCATCGCGGTGCTGATCGCGCAGATCGACACCGCGATCGTCAATCTCGCGACCGGTGCGATCGGCGCGACGTTCGGCGCACGCGTCGGCGCACTGCAATGGGTGATCGATGCGTACAACCTCGCGTATGCGGTGCTGCTGCTCACCGGCGGCCTGATCGGCGACCTCTACGGGCGGCGCCGCGCATTCGTCGCCGGTGCGGCGTTGCTGAGCGGCGCGTCGGTCGTCTGCGCGCTCGCGCCGACGCTCGGCGTGTTGATCGCCGGCCGCGCGCTCGCGGGCGCCGGGGCCGCGCTGCTGATTCCCGCGTCGCTCGCGATCGTGCGCGTGACCTGGCGCGATCCGGCCGAGCGCGCGCGGGCACTCGGCATCTGGGCGGCATGCGGCGGCATCGCGATGATCGTCGGGCCGACGCTCGGCGGCGTGCTGATTCGCGCGTTCGGCTGGCCGAGCATCTTCGCGATCGTGATTCCGTTCGGCGCCGCGGCCGTCGTGCTCGCGGCAGTCGCGGTGCGCGAGTCGGCCGATCCTCGGGGCCGCCGCTTCGACGTCGTCGCACAGGTGCTCGGCGCGCTCGCGATCGGCGGCATCGTCTTCGCGACGATCGACGCACGTCAAGCTCCGCCGCGCGCCGCACTCTTGATTGCGGCGAGCGGCGTCGCCGTCGCGCTGTTCGTGCGTGTCGAGCGGCGGCTCGGCACGACCGCGCTCGTGCCGCTCGACCTGCTCGCGAACCGTCCGTTTCGCGGCATGCTGATCGCGAACGGCGCGATGACGTTCGGCGGCTACGGGATGCTGTTCGTGCTGCCGCTCGCATGGCAGAGCCACCGTGTGCTCGATGCGGCCGGTGCCGGCGTGGCGCTGCTGCCGATGTCGGTGCCGTTCGCGCTCGTGTCGTTCGGCTCCGGCGCCGTCGCGGCGCGCGTCGGTGCACGCACGGCCGGCGCAGGCGGCGTCGCGCTGATGGGGCTCGGGCTCGCGGTCATCGGCATCGGCGCGGCGGGCTCGACCGACGCGCACGCGCCGACGCTCGCGTGGGCCGCTTGCGGGCTCGTGCTGACCGGCACGGGGCTCGGGCTCGCGGTCGGATCGCTGGCCGCGACGGCCGTCGGCACGGTCGACGCCGAGCGCGCCGGCACGGCCGCCTCGCTGATGAACGTCATGCGGATGATCGGCGCGGTGCTCGGCGTCGCCGTGCTCGGCGCGCTGTACGACGCGTTCGGCGGCGGCGCAGCCGCCCTGCGGATCGCGATGGGCGCCGGCAGCATCGTGCAGCTCGGCTGCGCGGCGCTCGCGTGGCGCACGTCCGGCCGCGGCCGCGCGCCCGCGCGCGCGTCGCGTGCGATCGGATAA
- a CDS encoding flavin reductase family protein, translating into MHAPHRVTEPNILYFGTPVVLISTLNADGTANLAPMSSAFWLGWRGVLGLANSSQTAQNLLRTRECVLNLASPAQAHAVDRIARTTGTYPVPESKHAKGYVYEADKFGTAGLTETASHTVAPPRALECPVHLEAVVVATHGIGDDAPDLRGRIRVFEVRVQRVHVHPDLLVDGEPDRIDPDKWSPLIMSFQKFYGLDAQQVHPSRLADIPERAYRSRDIDRARDALHAADAVHDGSLPGDPR; encoded by the coding sequence ATGCATGCGCCGCATCGCGTCACCGAACCGAACATCCTGTACTTCGGCACGCCCGTCGTGCTGATCAGCACGCTGAACGCCGACGGCACGGCCAATCTCGCGCCGATGTCGTCCGCGTTCTGGCTCGGCTGGCGCGGCGTGCTCGGACTCGCGAACAGCTCGCAGACCGCGCAGAATCTGCTGCGCACGCGCGAATGCGTACTGAATCTGGCGTCGCCCGCGCAGGCGCATGCGGTCGATCGGATCGCGCGCACGACCGGCACGTACCCCGTGCCGGAATCGAAGCACGCGAAGGGCTACGTGTACGAAGCCGACAAGTTCGGCACGGCCGGACTGACCGAAACCGCATCGCACACCGTCGCGCCGCCGCGTGCGCTCGAATGTCCGGTTCATCTGGAAGCGGTCGTCGTCGCGACACACGGCATCGGCGACGACGCGCCCGATCTGCGCGGCCGCATTCGCGTGTTCGAAGTGCGCGTGCAGCGCGTGCACGTGCATCCCGATCTGCTGGTCGACGGGGAACCGGATCGCATCGATCCCGACAAATGGTCGCCGCTGATCATGAGCTTCCAGAAGTTCTACGGACTGGACGCGCAGCAGGTCCATCCGTCGCGGCTCGCCGACATTCCTGAACGCGCCTACCGCAGCCGCGACATCGATCGCGCACGCGACGCGCTGCACGCGGCCGACGCCGTGCACGACGGCAGCCTGCCGGGAGACCCGCGATGA
- a CDS encoding thioredoxin family protein, which produces MLTPQRYTSNAPTRAEVEALTGATVIEFGANWCGICAGAQPSIVASLAAHPEVRHLKIEDGPGRPLGRSFGVKLWPTLVFLRDGVEVARVVRPIDARQIEAEGFAALA; this is translated from the coding sequence ATGCTCACTCCGCAACGCTATACCTCCAACGCGCCGACGCGCGCGGAAGTCGAAGCGCTGACCGGCGCCACCGTGATCGAATTCGGCGCCAACTGGTGCGGGATCTGCGCGGGCGCGCAGCCGTCGATCGTCGCGTCGCTTGCGGCGCATCCCGAGGTCCGCCATCTGAAGATCGAGGACGGCCCCGGCCGGCCGCTCGGCCGTTCGTTCGGCGTGAAGCTGTGGCCGACGCTCGTGTTTCTGCGCGACGGCGTCGAAGTCGCGCGCGTCGTGCGCCCGATCGACGCGCGGCAGATCGAAGCCGAAGGCTTCGCGGCGCTCGCCTGA
- a CDS encoding secondary thiamine-phosphate synthase enzyme YjbQ, whose product MQQAIQHVGVDTRGRGLVEFTARVRAFVDQQTIRTGLLTVFCRHTSASLLIQENADPSVQRDLERYFETLAPEHATRYEHDTEGADDMPAHLRTALTQVQLSIPVENGRMVLGTWQGIYLFEHRRAAHRRDVVLHLIGE is encoded by the coding sequence ATGCAACAGGCCATCCAGCACGTCGGCGTCGATACGCGAGGCCGCGGCCTCGTCGAGTTCACCGCGCGCGTGCGCGCGTTCGTCGATCAGCAGACGATCCGCACCGGGCTGCTGACCGTCTTCTGCCGGCACACGTCCGCGTCGCTGCTGATCCAGGAGAATGCCGATCCGTCGGTGCAGCGCGATCTCGAGCGCTACTTCGAGACGCTCGCGCCCGAGCACGCGACGCGCTACGAGCACGACACCGAAGGCGCGGACGACATGCCGGCGCATCTGCGCACCGCGCTCACGCAGGTGCAGCTGTCGATCCCGGTCGAGAACGGACGGATGGTGCTCGGCACCTGGCAGGGCATCTATCTGTTCGAGCATCGCCGCGCCGCGCATCGGCGCGACGTCGTGCTGCATCTGATCGGCGAGTGA
- the atsR gene encoding hybrid sensor histidine kinase/response regulator AtsR (AtsR signifies Adherence and T6SS Regulator.) yields the protein MTRRRWRNRKVILVLGSVWLLGFAAWAFLLWDLLATSVNEGVLEGPREGVFWTAAQYRNVYTRFNRQLILYATHQDDDFDKLQMQLDSLSVSFGFLERPSEVSEYWLRIPSARDEIATLGAFMAQLKRDVPKLRDAPQQAPRVLADVDAYWPRVNGLANDFRAIEMAQRDFTFHQLRAKQRTILLLGGVLGVLLCALFALLFYTMRTRDALLDRQNAALDAERQASDRAFEMIEAKNAFLGMVSHELRTPLQAICGSIEILLARPQSDANLKTIRRLQNSAASLEALVKDLTDYIKLRSTKRLADAETVRIASLLADVLDPLRPKIDAKGLALSSHVAPTDLAVRSDRKLLRQVLANLVENAVKYTHRGSIAVSITRADAPAGPQLRIAVRDTGVGIAKAHLSKIFEPFYRANDAVGLSVDGIGMGLAVVREIVTTLRGRVDVHSVAGQGSEFVVTVPVDVPDAVESAHEAPAGAAPAALRDTRALIVDDNDNARETLGAMLTTLGIAADLCGTGREGLARAAEIAYDVVILDLELPDISGVDVARRLRSTRAPGAQRPAILGVTAYESLALGENRQAFDEYVPKPVHLRELGAAIERLLG from the coding sequence ATGACACGCCGCCGATGGCGTAACCGGAAAGTCATCCTCGTTCTCGGCTCCGTCTGGCTGCTGGGGTTCGCTGCGTGGGCGTTCCTGCTGTGGGACCTGCTCGCGACGTCGGTCAACGAAGGCGTGCTCGAAGGGCCGCGCGAGGGCGTGTTCTGGACGGCCGCGCAATACCGCAACGTCTATACGCGCTTCAACCGCCAGCTGATTCTCTACGCAACGCATCAGGACGACGACTTCGACAAGCTGCAGATGCAGCTCGACAGCCTCTCCGTGTCGTTCGGCTTTCTCGAGCGGCCGTCCGAAGTGTCCGAATACTGGCTGCGCATCCCGAGCGCGCGCGACGAGATCGCGACGCTCGGCGCCTTCATGGCGCAGCTGAAGCGCGACGTGCCGAAGCTGCGCGACGCGCCGCAGCAAGCACCGCGCGTGCTGGCCGACGTCGACGCATACTGGCCGCGCGTCAACGGTCTCGCGAACGACTTCCGCGCGATCGAGATGGCACAGCGCGACTTCACGTTCCATCAGCTGCGTGCGAAGCAGCGGACGATCCTGCTGCTCGGCGGTGTGCTCGGCGTGCTGCTGTGCGCGCTGTTCGCGCTGCTGTTCTACACGATGCGCACGCGCGATGCGCTGCTCGACCGGCAGAATGCGGCACTCGACGCCGAGCGGCAAGCCTCCGATCGCGCGTTCGAGATGATCGAGGCGAAAAACGCGTTTCTCGGCATGGTCAGCCACGAACTGCGCACGCCGCTGCAGGCGATCTGCGGGTCGATCGAGATCCTCCTCGCGCGCCCGCAGTCCGACGCGAACCTGAAGACGATCCGGCGGCTGCAGAACTCGGCGGCGTCGCTCGAAGCGCTCGTCAAGGATCTGACCGACTACATCAAGCTGCGCTCGACGAAACGGCTCGCCGACGCGGAAACGGTCCGCATCGCGTCGCTGCTCGCCGACGTGCTCGATCCGCTGCGCCCGAAAATCGACGCGAAAGGGCTCGCGCTCTCGTCGCACGTCGCACCGACCGATCTCGCCGTGCGCTCCGACCGGAAGCTGCTGCGGCAGGTGCTCGCGAATCTCGTCGAGAACGCGGTCAAGTACACGCACCGCGGCTCGATCGCCGTGTCGATCACGCGCGCCGACGCGCCGGCCGGCCCGCAGCTGAGGATCGCGGTGCGCGACACCGGCGTCGGCATCGCGAAGGCGCATCTGTCGAAGATCTTCGAGCCGTTCTATCGCGCGAACGATGCGGTCGGGCTCAGCGTCGACGGCATCGGGATGGGGCTCGCCGTCGTGCGCGAAATCGTCACGACGCTGCGCGGGCGCGTCGACGTGCACAGCGTCGCGGGCCAGGGCAGCGAGTTCGTCGTGACGGTGCCGGTCGACGTGCCGGACGCGGTAGAGAGCGCACACGAAGCGCCGGCCGGTGCGGCGCCGGCCGCGCTGCGCGACACGCGCGCGCTGATCGTCGACGACAACGACAACGCGCGCGAAACGCTCGGCGCGATGCTCACGACGCTTGGCATCGCCGCCGATCTGTGCGGCACCGGCCGCGAAGGCCTCGCGCGCGCGGCCGAGATCGCGTACGACGTCGTGATACTCGATCTGGAGCTGCCCGACATCAGCGGTGTCGACGTTGCGCGCCGGCTGCGCTCGACGCGTGCGCCCGGCGCGCAGCGTCCGGCGATCCTCGGCGTCACGGCGTACGAGTCGCTGGCGCTCGGCGAGAACCGGCAGGCCTTCGACGAATACGTCCCGAAGCCCGTGCATCTGCGCGAACTCGGCGCGGCGATCGAACGGCTGCTCGGCTGA
- a CDS encoding molybdopterin-dependent oxidoreductase, whose protein sequence is MQATTLWLKRVLTVYLLGLAAACWAAPFTFTVDGKIAKSNQSGRHAYVFSEAALMALPQHTIRTSTSWTPVSTFTGPRLSDVLKAVGAHGEQIEFRCIDEYTFTIPASDADRYGVILARTMNGKVLSNDNYGPLWIMYPRDQFPDELKTPLGEAKFAWQVVGLTVK, encoded by the coding sequence ATGCAAGCTACGACTCTCTGGCTCAAGCGCGTGCTCACCGTGTATCTGCTCGGCCTCGCCGCCGCATGCTGGGCCGCGCCGTTCACGTTCACCGTCGACGGCAAGATCGCGAAGAGCAACCAGTCCGGCCGGCACGCGTACGTGTTTTCCGAGGCGGCGCTGATGGCGCTGCCCCAGCATACGATCCGCACCTCGACGAGCTGGACGCCGGTCTCGACGTTCACGGGCCCGCGGCTCTCCGACGTGCTGAAGGCGGTCGGCGCGCACGGCGAGCAGATCGAATTCCGCTGCATCGACGAATACACGTTCACGATTCCCGCATCCGACGCCGATCGTTACGGCGTGATCCTCGCGCGGACGATGAACGGCAAGGTGCTCAGCAACGACAACTACGGGCCGCTGTGGATCATGTATCCGCGCGACCAGTTTCCGGACGAGCTGAAGACGCCGCTCGGCGAAGCGAAATTCGCGTGGCAGGTCGTCGGGCTGACGGTGAAATGA
- a CDS encoding response regulator encodes MSNSEQANVDLITANKVRDLLNRNGIAPRSHNTTIANVLGLSFSVVTRKMKGLIPWNLSQLQDIATHFGVPPATLLDDKGAQPADAEMIDATLVIESRRFRCRAAISTKASSQIDTEFVALQWQGEWIVTERRHAREGRTHAVELIELRSSRPNAYAARIAVVDDSPDVAETVCEYFIEKGVHAIPYHDGHAFREALAIEDFDGYILDWMLGDETAADLVRGIRASENGDAPIFLLTGKISTGEASEDEIAHIVSHYNARCEEKPVRLPILFAEVARELKIVPPVAPAGT; translated from the coding sequence ATGTCCAACAGCGAGCAGGCCAACGTCGATCTGATCACCGCGAACAAGGTGCGCGATCTGCTGAACCGGAACGGCATCGCGCCGCGCAGCCACAACACGACGATCGCGAACGTGCTCGGCCTGAGCTTCTCGGTCGTCACGCGCAAGATGAAGGGGCTGATTCCTTGGAACCTGTCGCAACTGCAGGACATCGCGACGCACTTCGGCGTGCCGCCCGCGACCCTGCTCGACGACAAGGGCGCGCAGCCCGCCGACGCCGAGATGATCGACGCGACGCTCGTGATCGAATCGCGGCGTTTTCGCTGCCGCGCCGCGATCTCGACGAAGGCGAGCAGCCAGATCGACACCGAATTCGTCGCGCTGCAGTGGCAGGGCGAATGGATCGTCACCGAACGCCGGCACGCGCGCGAAGGCCGCACGCATGCCGTCGAGCTGATCGAGCTGCGTTCGAGCCGGCCGAACGCGTATGCCGCGCGGATCGCCGTCGTCGACGATTCGCCGGACGTCGCCGAAACGGTATGCGAGTATTTCATCGAAAAGGGCGTGCACGCGATTCCGTATCATGACGGCCACGCGTTCCGCGAAGCGCTCGCGATCGAGGACTTCGACGGCTACATCCTCGACTGGATGCTCGGCGACGAAACGGCCGCCGATCTGGTGCGCGGGATCCGCGCGAGCGAGAACGGCGATGCGCCGATCTTCCTGCTGACCGGCAAGATTTCGACCGGCGAAGCGAGCGAGGACGAAATCGCGCACATCGTGTCGCATTACAACGCGCGCTGCGAGGAAAAGCCGGTGCGCCTGCCGATCCTGTTCGCCGAGGTGGCGCGCGAACTGAAGATCGTGCCGCCCGTCGCGCCGGCCGGGACCTGA